One Salvelinus namaycush isolate Seneca chromosome 4, SaNama_1.0, whole genome shotgun sequence genomic window carries:
- the LOC120045658 gene encoding protein Wnt-8b, whose amino-acid sequence MFMHLEVCYYIFILMTHMTRSCFSWSVNNFLMTGPKAYLIYSSSVAAGAQSGIEECKYQFAWDRWNCPERALQLSTHRSLRSANRETAFVHAISSAGVMYTLTRNCSLGDFDNCGCDDTRNGQRGGTGWQWGGCSDNVGFGEAISKQFVDALETGQDARAAMNLHNNEAGRKAVKGTMQKTCKCHGVSGSCTTQTCWLQLPEFREVGNYLKEKYHRALKVDLLRGAGNSAASRGAIAETFSSFSRKELVHLEDSPDYCLENRTLGLPGTEGRECLKKGKNLNKWEKRSCKRLCGECGLAVEERKAELVSSCNCKFHWCCAVKCEQCRKTVTKYFCVKKGGQRGKNESAGSRKKNLRLRKKH is encoded by the exons ATGTTCATGCATTTGGAGGTCTGTTACTATATCTTCATTTTGATGACTCACATGACAAGGTCCTGCTTCAGCTG GTCAGTGAATAATTTCCTGATGACTGGACCTAAG GCTTACCTGATTTACTCCAGCAGCGTAGCAGCCGGGGCGCAGAGCGGCATCGAGGAGTGCAAGTACCAGTTTGCCTGGGACCGATGGAACTGCCCTGAGAGAGCCCTGCAGCTGTCCACACACAGAAGCCTCCGCAGCG CGAACAGGGAGACAGCGTTTGTCCATGCCATCAGTTCAGCAGGAGTCATGTACACTCTGACGAGGAACTGCAGTCTGGGGGACTTTGACAACTGTGGCTGTGATGACACCAGGAATGGACAGCGGG GGGGTACAGGCTGGCAGTGGGGGGGCTGCAGTGACAACGTGGGGTTCGGTGAGGCCATCTCCAAGCAGTTTGTTGACGCGCTGGAGACGGGCCAGGACGCACGGGCCGCCATGAACCTCCACAACAACGAGGCTGGACGCAAG gcGGTGAAAGGAACCATGCAGAAGACATGTAAGTGCCATGGCGTCTCCGGGTCCTGCACCACACAGACCTGCTGGTTACAGCTACCAGAGTTCCGGGAGGTGGGAAACTACTTGAAGGAGAAGTACCACCGAGCCCTGAAG GTGGACCTGCTCCGGGGGGCCGGGAACAGTGCAGCCAGTCGAGGGGCCATCGCAGAGACTTTCAGCTCCTTCTCTCGTAAAGAACTGGTCCACCTGGAGGACTCCCCAGATTACTGCTTGGAGAACCGTACTCTGGGTCTGCCTGGCACGGAGGGCAGAGAATGCCTGAAGAAGGGCAAGAACCTAAACAAGTGGGAGAAGCGGAGCTGCAAGAGGCTGTGTGGGGAGTGCGGTTTAGCCGTGGAGGAGAGGAAGGCGGAGTTGGTGTCCAGTTGCAATTGTAAGTTCCACTGGTGCTGTGCGGTGAAGTGTGAGCAGTGCCGTAAGACGGTGACCAAGTACTTCTGTGTGAAGAAGGGGGGGCAGAGGGGGAAGAACGAGAGTGCTGGGAGCCGTAAGAAGAACCTGAGGCTGAGGAAGAAGCACTGA